The proteins below are encoded in one region of Micromonospora pisi:
- the treS gene encoding maltose alpha-D-glucosyltransferase — protein MSDLAERINALTVPSPDQELGLLPRQLPVPLESTPAPLRRARELAIEPKWYQRAIFYEMFVQACFDASGDGFGDLPGLTTKLDYLKWLGVDCLWLPPFYDSPRRDGGYDIRDYLTVAPEFGTIDDFVTLIDEAHARGIRVITDLVLNHTSDTHEWFQQSRQDPDGPYGDFYVWRDTDTEYAQVPIIFCDTEPSNWTYDPVRQQFYWHRFFAHQPDLNYDNPVVRETMFDVVRFWLQLGIDGFRLDAITYLFEREGTDCANLPETHAYLKRLRKMVDEEFPGRVLLAEANLWPTDLVDYFGDPAVGGDECHMAFHFPVMPRIFMAVRRESRFPISEIIAQTPQIPQDCQWGTFLRNHDELTLEMVTDEERDYLYNEYAKDPRMRVNVGIRRRLAPLVNNDRNQIELFTSLLLSLPGSPVLYYGDEIGMGDNVWLGDRNGVRTPMQWSPDRNGGFSSADPGALYLPVNQGPVYGYQAVNVERQLEQPASLLQWTRQMIAVRKQHPALALGSFRDLGGKNGTVLAFLREYDGPDGHEVVLCVHNLSRHPQPAQLPLGSRFIGHLPVELTGQTPFPLIGARPYQLTLPGYGSFWFQLTARTPAPRTSPTDDLIAAG, from the coding sequence ATGTCCGATCTCGCTGAGCGCATCAACGCGCTGACGGTCCCGTCGCCGGACCAGGAGCTGGGGCTGCTGCCCCGGCAGTTGCCCGTACCACTGGAATCGACCCCCGCTCCCCTGCGGCGCGCCCGCGAGCTGGCCATCGAGCCCAAGTGGTACCAGCGGGCCATCTTCTACGAGATGTTCGTACAGGCGTGCTTCGACGCCAGCGGTGACGGGTTCGGGGACCTGCCCGGCCTCACCACCAAACTGGACTATCTGAAGTGGCTCGGCGTCGACTGCCTCTGGCTGCCGCCGTTCTACGACTCCCCCCGCCGCGACGGCGGGTACGACATCCGCGACTACTTGACCGTCGCACCCGAGTTCGGCACCATCGACGACTTCGTGACACTGATCGACGAGGCACACGCGCGCGGCATCCGGGTGATCACCGACCTGGTGCTGAACCACACCTCCGACACCCACGAGTGGTTCCAACAGTCCCGACAGGACCCCGACGGACCGTACGGGGACTTCTACGTCTGGCGCGACACCGACACCGAGTACGCGCAGGTCCCGATCATCTTCTGCGACACCGAACCGTCGAACTGGACCTACGACCCGGTCCGCCAGCAGTTCTACTGGCACCGGTTCTTCGCCCACCAACCAGACCTGAACTACGACAACCCGGTCGTACGCGAAACGATGTTCGACGTCGTCCGGTTCTGGCTCCAACTCGGCATCGACGGCTTCCGACTGGACGCGATCACGTACCTCTTCGAGCGGGAGGGCACCGACTGCGCCAACCTGCCGGAGACGCACGCGTACCTGAAGCGACTGCGCAAGATGGTCGACGAGGAGTTCCCCGGCCGCGTCCTGCTGGCCGAGGCGAACCTCTGGCCGACCGACCTGGTCGACTACTTCGGCGACCCGGCGGTGGGCGGCGACGAGTGCCACATGGCGTTCCACTTCCCGGTGATGCCCCGGATCTTCATGGCCGTACGCCGCGAGTCCCGCTTCCCGATCTCGGAGATCATCGCCCAGACTCCGCAGATCCCGCAGGACTGCCAGTGGGGCACCTTCCTGCGCAACCACGACGAACTGACCCTGGAGATGGTCACCGACGAGGAACGCGACTACCTCTACAACGAGTACGCCAAGGACCCCCGGATGCGGGTGAACGTCGGCATCCGGCGCCGCCTGGCCCCACTGGTCAACAACGACCGCAACCAGATCGAACTCTTCACCTCGCTGCTGCTCTCGCTGCCCGGCTCGCCGGTGCTCTACTACGGCGACGAGATCGGCATGGGCGACAACGTGTGGCTCGGCGACCGCAACGGGGTCCGTACCCCGATGCAGTGGTCCCCGGACCGCAACGGCGGCTTCTCCAGCGCCGACCCCGGCGCGCTCTACCTGCCGGTGAACCAGGGCCCGGTCTACGGCTACCAGGCCGTCAACGTGGAACGCCAACTCGAACAACCGGCGTCGCTGTTGCAGTGGACCCGGCAGATGATCGCCGTACGCAAGCAGCATCCCGCGCTCGCCCTCGGCTCCTTCCGCGACCTCGGCGGCAAGAACGGGACGGTGCTCGCCTTCCTGCGCGAGTACGACGGGCCGGACGGGCACGAGGTGGTGCTCTGCGTACACAACCTGTCCCGGCATCCTCAGCCGGCACAGCTCCCGCTGGGCAGCCGGTTCATCGGCCACCTGCCGGTGGAACTGACCGGGCAGACACCGTTCCCGTTGATCGGCGCCCGCCCCTACCAGCTCACCCTGCCCGGCTACGGATCGTTCTGGTTCCAGCTGACCGCCAGGACACCGGCGCCGAGGACGTCGCCGACGGACGACCTGATCGCCGCCGGCTGA
- a CDS encoding HNH endonuclease family protein — MTRTLTRWATTLLATATLAVLGLANPAQAATVSQPLRTMIANLPVASEIRTGYNRDLFPHWIDADGDGCNTRYEVLIAEATTNPSVGSGCTLTGGRWFSYYDGAYWTNPADLDIDHVVALAEAWDSGARSWTTSRRQSYANDMGDVRALIAVTDNVNQTKSDQDPTTWVPSREVCRYIGEWVAVKTRWRLTVDTAEKNALTSRAASCSNITLTVTHAF; from the coding sequence ATGACCCGTACCCTCACGCGCTGGGCCACCACCCTGCTGGCCACCGCCACCCTCGCCGTCCTCGGTCTCGCCAACCCGGCCCAGGCCGCGACCGTCTCCCAGCCACTCCGCACCATGATCGCCAACCTGCCGGTCGCCAGCGAAATCCGCACCGGCTACAACCGCGACCTCTTCCCGCACTGGATCGACGCCGACGGCGACGGCTGCAACACCCGGTACGAGGTACTGATCGCCGAGGCCACCACCAACCCGTCGGTCGGCTCCGGCTGCACGCTCACCGGCGGACGCTGGTTCTCGTACTACGACGGGGCCTACTGGACCAACCCCGCCGACCTGGACATCGACCACGTCGTCGCGCTCGCCGAGGCATGGGACTCCGGTGCCCGCTCGTGGACCACCTCACGGCGGCAGTCGTACGCCAACGACATGGGCGACGTACGGGCACTGATCGCGGTCACCGACAACGTCAACCAGACCAAGAGCGACCAGGACCCGACCACCTGGGTACCGAGCCGTGAGGTCTGCCGCTACATCGGCGAATGGGTGGCGGTGAAGACCCGCTGGCGGCTCACCGTCGACACCGCCGAGAAGAACGCCCTCACCAGCCGGGCCGCCTCCTGCTCGAACATCACCCTCACGGTCACCCACGCCTTCTGA
- a CDS encoding NACHT domain-containing protein → MPVRLPGEPGRLIGVDLFEWVERFDNIVSIVVGTVAVLAMVGGSAAWQRRRPHRAAETIHSVRALVAAQRDTVPAHAYQFLDGSVAALSAIYVPQRVVPGTGPIGPVQAFDADDLLRGDAHLLLVGPAGSGKTTFVGHAVRELARGFSGTVRGRGGAPEEVGLAVPATMLVDRSLPEALAEAYRFGVPAVSTGQPPSRHGRWLVLVDGVDRISDPNTRSRVLGQLREWAARVDHPYRLMLTTRPLAAEEATALRTYFAEHHLLPFEPDDLSTFAERWFRDRVPDPERADRDRDRFRVDLARVELDGLTGNPLLVTLAALSWERRPGTLPPGPAELLDRFVPHLIESGAAAVDEAAAALSRRGAAGTEVAAWLDERIEGVCEAAAAGWLRDGGAVPAAVDWTNTYAPVAPGGLLRDWPGRVRALLLATGLFLPRGADIEPLTRAVAEYLAAGPVAREWPESRWLELMADPSTRGTGAFALARAGRATESALTRLAGGTGLQVLAAGHLVGAGIPMSVEVRDMILAALLRLWQAGEASLAGECLSVLGELAKAPAIRRAVFGIAADPRWPRQVRRAANTFVAVPSLRQSSPD, encoded by the coding sequence GTGCCGGTACGACTTCCAGGCGAGCCGGGCCGGCTGATCGGGGTGGACCTCTTCGAATGGGTGGAGCGGTTCGACAACATCGTGTCGATCGTGGTCGGCACGGTTGCCGTACTGGCGATGGTCGGAGGGAGCGCCGCGTGGCAGCGCCGCCGGCCGCACCGGGCGGCGGAGACGATCCACTCCGTACGCGCCCTGGTCGCCGCCCAGCGGGACACCGTACCGGCGCACGCGTACCAGTTTCTCGACGGTTCGGTCGCCGCCCTCTCCGCGATCTACGTACCGCAACGGGTGGTGCCGGGAACCGGCCCGATCGGCCCGGTCCAGGCGTTCGACGCCGACGACCTGCTCCGGGGTGACGCCCATCTGCTGCTGGTCGGACCGGCCGGCAGCGGTAAGACCACCTTCGTCGGGCACGCGGTCCGCGAACTCGCCCGGGGCTTCAGCGGGACCGTACGGGGCCGGGGCGGGGCGCCGGAGGAGGTCGGGCTGGCCGTGCCGGCGACCATGCTGGTCGACCGGTCGTTACCGGAGGCGCTGGCCGAGGCGTACCGGTTCGGGGTGCCGGCGGTCTCGACCGGTCAGCCGCCGAGCCGGCATGGACGGTGGCTGGTGCTGGTCGACGGCGTGGACCGGATCAGCGACCCGAACACCCGGTCGCGGGTGCTGGGCCAGTTGCGCGAGTGGGCGGCCCGGGTCGACCACCCGTACCGGCTGATGTTGACCACCCGCCCGTTGGCGGCGGAGGAGGCGACGGCGTTGCGGACGTACTTCGCCGAGCATCACCTGCTGCCGTTCGAGCCGGATGACCTGTCGACCTTCGCCGAGCGGTGGTTCCGGGACCGGGTGCCCGATCCGGAGCGGGCGGACCGGGACCGGGACCGCTTTCGGGTGGATCTGGCCCGGGTCGAGCTGGACGGGTTGACCGGCAACCCGTTGCTGGTCACGCTCGCGGCGCTGAGCTGGGAACGGCGTCCGGGTACGTTGCCGCCAGGGCCGGCGGAGCTGCTCGACCGGTTCGTGCCGCACCTGATCGAGAGCGGTGCGGCGGCGGTGGACGAGGCGGCGGCGGCGTTGAGCCGCCGGGGTGCCGCGGGTACGGAGGTGGCGGCCTGGCTGGACGAGCGGATCGAGGGGGTGTGCGAGGCCGCCGCGGCGGGCTGGTTGCGTGATGGTGGCGCGGTGCCGGCCGCGGTCGACTGGACCAACACGTACGCCCCGGTTGCCCCGGGTGGGTTGTTGCGGGACTGGCCCGGCCGGGTCCGGGCGCTGCTGCTCGCCACCGGTCTGTTCCTGCCCCGGGGCGCCGACATCGAGCCGCTGACCCGGGCCGTCGCGGAGTACCTGGCGGCCGGCCCGGTGGCGCGGGAGTGGCCGGAGTCCCGCTGGCTGGAGCTGATGGCCGATCCGTCGACCCGGGGGACGGGTGCGTTCGCCCTGGCTCGGGCGGGTCGGGCGACGGAGTCGGCGTTGACCCGGCTGGCCGGCGGGACGGGGCTCCAGGTGCTGGCCGCCGGCCACCTCGTCGGCGCCGGGATTCCGATGTCGGTGGAGGTCCGGGACATGATCCTGGCCGCCCTGCTGCGGCTCTGGCAGGCCGGCGAGGCGTCGCTGGCCGGCGAGTGCCTTTCGGTGCTGGGGGAACTGGCGAAGGCACCGGCGATCCGGCGGGCGGTCTTCGGCATCGCCGCCGACCCGCGCTGGCCGCGCCAGGTGCGGCGGGCCGCGAACACGTTCGTCGCGGTGCCGTCCCTGCGTCAGTCGAGTCCCGACTGA
- a CDS encoding VWA domain-containing protein → MSAGPSFDITTHYEMYLPTEGTLVDVVATVRSTGGTVGETGSGAPAPHLAEVILLDCSGSMGSPTSKLIQARRAAIAAIEALPDGVRFAVVAGTHSAEMIYPGSVRLMVASDTSRAAAKEALRRTSAGGGTAMSHWLRLAARLFEEAPGSVRHAILLTDGRNESELVSELDAALAECAGRYTVDCRAIAERPGVHAWRGTELIRIADALGANPVVPVEDLDRLSAEFTQLITAALGQRTADVRLRVRTSALASVRFVKQVYPTIADLAELAQPVDAQTIDYPIGAWGEGHRDYHVGLAVQPMAANETRRVAWLSLLVPVADEPPAAAATGTADEPGRSAEVGQTAIAVEWTEDIARYTGINPTVAHYTRQQELAVAIRTAWEAFDERRLADAESLMGRAVSLAYAAGAHDKLAVFGRVVEIEDAGSGRVRLRSDVDPGHWQVPTVTGHHTRSWGTAGPTGVSILNSQDAAGNSSDVVPRQANAAQHDVDPVPAPLLDECPECQTRRRGRFCERCRYDFQASRAG, encoded by the coding sequence GTGAGCGCTGGTCCGAGCTTCGACATCACCACGCACTACGAGATGTACCTGCCGACCGAGGGGACCCTGGTCGACGTCGTCGCCACGGTCCGGTCGACCGGCGGAACGGTCGGTGAGACGGGCTCTGGTGCGCCGGCGCCGCACCTGGCCGAGGTGATCCTGCTCGACTGCTCCGGTTCGATGGGCTCGCCGACGAGCAAGCTGATCCAGGCCCGCCGGGCGGCGATCGCGGCGATCGAGGCCCTGCCGGACGGGGTCCGGTTCGCGGTGGTGGCGGGCACGCACAGCGCGGAGATGATCTACCCGGGCTCGGTCCGGTTGATGGTGGCCAGCGACACCAGCCGGGCGGCGGCCAAGGAGGCGTTGCGCCGGACCAGTGCCGGCGGCGGTACCGCGATGAGTCACTGGTTGCGGTTGGCGGCGCGGCTCTTCGAGGAGGCGCCGGGGAGCGTACGGCACGCGATCCTGCTCACCGACGGCCGTAACGAGAGTGAGCTGGTCAGTGAGTTGGACGCGGCGCTGGCCGAGTGCGCCGGCCGGTACACCGTGGACTGCCGGGCGATCGCCGAGCGGCCGGGGGTGCACGCCTGGCGGGGCACCGAGCTGATTCGGATCGCCGATGCCCTCGGCGCGAACCCGGTGGTGCCGGTGGAGGACCTGGACCGGCTCTCGGCCGAGTTCACCCAGTTGATCACGGCTGCGCTCGGCCAGCGGACCGCTGACGTACGGCTGCGGGTGCGTACCTCGGCGCTGGCCTCGGTCCGGTTCGTCAAGCAGGTCTACCCGACCATCGCCGACCTCGCGGAGCTGGCCCAACCGGTCGACGCCCAGACCATCGACTATCCGATCGGGGCCTGGGGTGAGGGGCACCGGGACTACCACGTGGGGCTGGCGGTGCAGCCGATGGCGGCCAACGAAACCCGACGGGTCGCCTGGTTGAGCCTGCTGGTGCCGGTGGCGGACGAACCACCGGCGGCAGCCGCGACCGGGACGGCGGATGAGCCGGGCCGGTCGGCCGAGGTGGGGCAGACCGCGATCGCGGTCGAGTGGACCGAGGACATCGCCCGCTACACCGGGATCAACCCGACGGTGGCCCACTACACCCGGCAGCAGGAGTTGGCGGTGGCGATCCGTACCGCCTGGGAGGCGTTCGACGAGCGCCGGTTGGCCGACGCCGAGTCGTTGATGGGGCGGGCGGTGTCGTTGGCGTACGCGGCCGGCGCCCACGACAAGTTGGCGGTCTTCGGCCGGGTGGTGGAGATCGAGGACGCCGGTTCGGGCCGGGTGCGGCTCCGCTCCGACGTCGACCCCGGGCACTGGCAGGTGCCGACCGTGACCGGCCACCACACCCGCTCCTGGGGCACCGCCGGCCCCACCGGCGTCAGCATTCTGAACAGCCAGGACGCCGCCGGGAACAGCTCCGACGTGGTGCCGAGGCAAGCCAACGCCGCCCAGCACGACGTCGACCCGGTGCCGGCCCCGCTGCTCGACGAGTGCCCCGAGTGCCAGACCCGACGGCGAGGCCGCTTCTGTGAGCGGTGCCGGTACGACTTCCAGGCGAGCCGGGCCGGCTGA
- a CDS encoding serine/threonine-protein kinase → MNGCLARDCPGDVDLDGFCLKWGHRCPGQSGDQSAGSSGVAGQSAGSFGRNGEPVGSSGAAVPAGTGDPATSGGQAGTGAGAGATSGGGGAGHGWSGGGSGGGFGGSGAGLGGSGGVAGPSGGGNPTPGGGGTRRWFGLVEMPVVPPRDPLAAIRADHAVPEHARICARSSCRRPVGRTDGTETGLTTGFCPYCGTPFSFVPPLHDGDVIKQRYRIKGCVGYGGMGWIFAARDEDMDGSWRVLKRQRAAEDSTAAEAFVGERRALIALDHPNIVKIYDFVPPEAGDGTPYIVMEFVGGQSLDEMRPRPAGWGVPGPLPLPQVLAYGLAILDAFDHLHDQDWLYCDLKPDNVMHVGNRLKLLDLGAARRAGDLDSPLLGTRGFEAPEVHRHGARAASVRSDLYTVGRTLGALSLAANTSQYLSRFPDGRQPETVPQLLEQHESYRRLLLRATDPDPDRRFGSAAEMYAQVHGVLRQVLAEQGQEVPPEASTLFGLAPRPFGAYDDLRTPLPAATVATALPAPLMDLADPGAGFLGSIGALQPAELIALLGRAPERSRDVLLRLTRAYLDAGQPELAAGTLTELAAQPGAPVDDWRLDWHRGLVALAAGEIGTAREHFDSVYGRLPGELVSRLGYAVASELDGDLATAERHYAAVWATERSSLSALFGLARTRLRQGDRRGAATALDQVPEAASHRLPAQIAKVRALLGAVRPDRPEADELVDAASTVKALDLTGAARDSLTAEVLEVALAWRIPQQPSVAGMVFDVPLVEDRLRERLAEVYRSLARQSVRRRERIALVDRANRVRPWTWL, encoded by the coding sequence GTGAACGGATGTCTCGCCCGTGACTGTCCGGGCGACGTCGACCTGGACGGCTTCTGTCTCAAGTGGGGGCACCGGTGCCCGGGGCAGTCCGGTGACCAGTCCGCCGGGTCGTCCGGCGTGGCCGGTCAGTCCGCCGGCTCGTTCGGCCGCAACGGCGAGCCGGTCGGCTCGTCCGGCGCCGCCGTGCCGGCCGGTACCGGTGACCCGGCGACATCCGGCGGCCAGGCCGGCACGGGCGCGGGGGCGGGGGCGACGAGCGGCGGGGGTGGCGCCGGGCACGGGTGGTCCGGTGGCGGCTCGGGCGGGGGGTTCGGCGGTTCCGGTGCCGGACTCGGCGGTTCCGGTGGGGTCGCAGGTCCGTCCGGCGGGGGCAACCCGACGCCGGGCGGCGGCGGGACCCGGCGCTGGTTCGGCCTGGTCGAGATGCCGGTGGTGCCACCCCGTGACCCGCTCGCCGCGATCCGGGCGGACCATGCCGTACCGGAGCACGCGCGGATCTGCGCAAGGTCGTCCTGCCGCCGGCCGGTGGGGCGTACCGACGGCACCGAGACCGGCCTCACCACGGGCTTCTGCCCGTACTGCGGCACGCCTTTCTCCTTCGTCCCCCCACTGCACGACGGGGACGTGATCAAGCAGCGGTACCGGATCAAGGGCTGCGTCGGCTACGGCGGCATGGGCTGGATCTTCGCCGCCCGGGACGAGGACATGGACGGCAGCTGGCGGGTGCTCAAGCGCCAGCGGGCGGCGGAGGACTCGACCGCCGCCGAGGCGTTCGTCGGGGAACGGCGGGCGCTGATCGCGCTGGACCACCCGAACATCGTCAAGATCTACGACTTCGTGCCCCCGGAGGCGGGCGACGGTACGCCGTACATCGTGATGGAGTTCGTCGGCGGGCAGTCACTCGACGAGATGCGGCCCCGCCCCGCCGGCTGGGGCGTACCCGGGCCGTTGCCGTTGCCGCAGGTGCTCGCGTACGGGCTGGCCATCCTGGACGCCTTCGACCACCTGCACGACCAGGACTGGCTCTACTGCGACCTGAAGCCGGACAACGTCATGCACGTCGGCAACCGGCTCAAGCTGCTCGACCTCGGTGCCGCCCGACGGGCCGGCGACCTGGACAGCCCGCTGCTCGGCACCCGTGGCTTCGAGGCGCCCGAGGTCCACCGGCACGGTGCGCGGGCCGCCTCGGTCCGATCCGACCTCTACACCGTCGGGCGCACCCTCGGCGCGCTCAGCCTCGCCGCCAACACCAGCCAGTACCTCAGCCGCTTCCCCGACGGGCGGCAGCCGGAAACCGTGCCGCAGCTGCTGGAGCAGCACGAGTCGTACCGCCGGCTGCTGCTGCGCGCCACCGACCCGGACCCGGATCGCCGGTTCGGTTCCGCCGCCGAGATGTACGCGCAGGTGCACGGGGTGCTGCGGCAGGTCCTCGCCGAGCAGGGCCAGGAGGTGCCGCCGGAGGCGTCCACGCTCTTCGGACTCGCGCCCCGCCCGTTCGGCGCGTACGACGATCTCCGTACGCCGTTGCCGGCGGCGACCGTCGCGACCGCGCTCCCGGCACCGTTGATGGACCTCGCCGACCCCGGCGCCGGATTTCTCGGCTCGATCGGCGCGCTCCAGCCGGCCGAGTTGATCGCACTGCTCGGGCGGGCCCCGGAGCGCAGCCGGGACGTGCTGCTCCGGTTGACCCGGGCCTACCTCGACGCCGGCCAGCCGGAACTGGCCGCTGGCACGCTCACCGAGCTCGCCGCCCAGCCCGGGGCGCCGGTCGACGACTGGCGGTTGGACTGGCACCGGGGGCTGGTCGCGCTCGCGGCCGGCGAGATCGGCACCGCCCGGGAGCACTTCGACAGCGTCTACGGGCGGCTCCCCGGCGAGCTGGTGTCCCGGCTCGGGTACGCCGTCGCCAGTGAACTCGACGGCGACCTCGCCACCGCGGAACGGCACTACGCCGCGGTGTGGGCCACCGAGCGTTCGTCGCTCAGCGCCCTTTTCGGGCTGGCCCGTACCCGGTTGCGCCAGGGTGACCGGCGGGGGGCGGCAACCGCCCTCGACCAGGTGCCCGAGGCGGCCAGCCACCGGTTGCCGGCGCAGATCGCCAAGGTCCGCGCGCTGCTCGGCGCGGTACGTCCGGACCGGCCGGAGGCGGACGAACTCGTCGACGCCGCCAGTACGGTGAAGGCGTTGGACCTGACCGGGGCGGCCCGGGACAGCCTGACCGCCGAGGTGCTGGAGGTGGCGCTGGCCTGGAGGATTCCGCAGCAGCCCAGCGTCGCCGGCATGGTTTTCGACGTGCCGCTGGTCGAGGACCGGTTGCGGGAGCGGCTGGCCGAGGTCTACCGCTCGCTGGCCCGGCAGAGCGTACGTCGTCGGGAGCGGATCGCCCTGGTGGACCGGGCCAACCGGGTACGACCGTGGACGTGGCTGTGA
- a CDS encoding transporter substrate-binding domain-containing protein, giving the protein MTSTSAALRRAIAVLAVVLLLGASGCTNSYQPPTVAAPRPAGAQQPAPTPSPIDAPECDARRSVQPLATAPSKYVTQGYIRAGVDQTMTRMTYRHPATGEFQGFDIDLLYEIAKALFPGKDPKQTVRFVVVTSAERQARLRDDTVDIVADSMTATCARALEVAFSTDYLDSGQTVLVRGDSPYQGIGDLGGKPVCAATGTTSLQHTRDRPEKPIPVSVPNWTDCLVMLQQRQVEAISTDHNVLLGLRDLDPSTRFVTQPPGWRPPGDTSCDWHVEPKSACTWFSDEPHAIATRQDDIALLRFVNHVLEQLRRDGRWAQMHQKWLPEHPDAGPPPARYGPNLFWPPGM; this is encoded by the coding sequence GTGACGTCGACCTCTGCCGCGCTGCGCCGCGCCATCGCCGTACTCGCCGTGGTGCTGCTGCTCGGGGCGAGCGGCTGCACGAACAGCTACCAACCGCCGACGGTTGCTGCGCCCCGCCCGGCCGGGGCACAGCAACCGGCACCGACCCCGAGCCCGATCGACGCACCGGAGTGTGACGCGCGCCGGAGCGTGCAGCCGCTGGCGACCGCGCCGAGCAAGTACGTGACGCAGGGATACATCCGGGCCGGGGTGGACCAGACCATGACCCGGATGACCTACCGCCACCCGGCGACGGGCGAGTTCCAGGGTTTCGACATCGACCTGCTCTACGAGATCGCCAAGGCCCTCTTTCCGGGCAAGGACCCGAAGCAGACGGTTCGCTTCGTTGTGGTCACTTCCGCCGAGCGGCAGGCGCGGCTGCGGGACGACACGGTCGACATCGTCGCCGACTCGATGACCGCCACCTGCGCGCGCGCATTGGAGGTCGCCTTCTCCACCGACTACCTCGACTCGGGGCAGACGGTCCTGGTCCGGGGTGACTCGCCGTACCAGGGGATCGGAGATCTCGGCGGCAAGCCGGTCTGCGCGGCGACCGGCACCACCTCGCTCCAGCACACCCGGGACCGACCGGAGAAGCCGATTCCGGTGTCGGTGCCGAACTGGACCGACTGCCTGGTCATGTTGCAACAACGCCAGGTCGAGGCGATCTCGACCGACCACAATGTGCTGCTCGGTCTCCGCGACCTCGACCCGAGCACCAGGTTCGTCACCCAGCCGCCCGGGTGGCGTCCGCCGGGCGACACCTCGTGCGACTGGCACGTCGAGCCGAAGTCCGCGTGCACCTGGTTCAGCGACGAGCCGCACGCGATCGCCACCCGACAGGACGACATCGCTCTGCTCCGGTTCGTCAACCACGTGCTGGAGCAGCTCCGACGGGACGGCAGGTGGGCGCAGATGCACCAGAAGTGGTTGCCGGAACACCCGGACGCCGGCCCTCCGCCGGCCCGTTACGGTCCGAACCTCTTCTGGCCTCCGGGCATGTGA